One Pantoea eucalypti genomic region harbors:
- the trmN gene encoding tRNA(1)(Val) (adenine(37)-N(6))-methyltransferase TrmN — MMQDKPRERPQLNKNGFTFKQFFVAHDRCAMKVGTDAILLGAWAPVAGVRRILDIGSGSGLIALMLAQRTPSPVEIDAVELEPEAAGQAQENVQQSPWPERIRVHQQDIAGWAEQCDKRYSLIVSNPPYFAPGVACSTAARDSARSTASLDHQTLLRSAALLIEEEGMFCVVLPSASGQAFIDLAKADGWHLRFRLDVAEYAHRPPHRVVLAFSPQAGETLLERLAIRAPDTRYSDEWCSLTREFYLFM; from the coding sequence ATGATGCAGGATAAGCCGCGTGAACGGCCACAGTTAAACAAGAACGGTTTTACCTTTAAACAATTTTTTGTCGCACACGATCGCTGTGCGATGAAAGTGGGCACCGATGCCATTCTGCTCGGGGCCTGGGCGCCCGTTGCCGGTGTCAGGCGCATTCTGGATATTGGCAGCGGCAGCGGGCTTATCGCGCTGATGCTGGCACAGCGCACGCCGTCGCCGGTTGAAATCGATGCGGTTGAGTTAGAACCGGAAGCCGCAGGGCAGGCGCAGGAGAATGTGCAGCAGTCGCCGTGGCCCGAACGTATTCGGGTGCATCAGCAGGATATCGCCGGCTGGGCTGAGCAGTGTGATAAACGTTACTCGCTTATCGTCAGCAATCCCCCGTATTTCGCGCCGGGCGTGGCCTGCTCTACCGCGGCGCGGGACAGCGCACGCTCGACGGCTTCGCTCGACCATCAGACGCTCTTACGCAGTGCCGCGTTACTGATTGAAGAGGAGGGGATGTTCTGTGTCGTGCTGCCCTCGGCTTCCGGCCAGGCGTTTATCGATCTGGCTAAGGCGGATGGCTGGCATCTGCGTTTCCGGCTGGACGTGGCGGAATATGCCCATCGTCCACCACATCGCGTTGTGCTGGCTTTTTCACCGCAGGCCGGTGAAACGTTACTGGAGCGTCTGGCCATCCGCGCGCCGGACACCCGCTATTCCGATGAGTGGTGCAGCCTGACGCGGGAGTTTTACCTCTTCATGTAG
- the nadB gene encoding L-aspartate oxidase — MNVTPDYECDVLIVGSGAAGLSLALRLAKHCQVTVLSKAQVNEGSTLYAQGGIAAVFDETDSIESHIEDTLIAGAGLCDRDAVSFIASNARHCVQWLIDNGVAFDLDPQAAGDMRYHLTREGGHSHRRILHSADATGHAVETTLVSQALSHPNIRILERTNAVDLILSDKIGLPGTRRVVGAWIWNRNRERVETCRARAVVVATGGAAKVYQYTTNPDIASGDGIAMAWRAGCRVANLEFNQFHPTCLFHPQAQNFLLTEALRGEGAWLLRPDGSRFMPDFDERAELAPRDIVARAIDHEMKRLGVDCMYLDISHQPEEFVRAHFPMIYEKLLTFGFDLTKEPIPIVPAAHYTCGGVMVDQHGQTDVNGLYAIGEVSYTGLHGANRMASNSLLECLVYGWSAAEALIKTLPAIEAVTALPAWDESQVDDADERVVIQHNWHELRLFMWDYVGIVRTTRRLERALRRINLLQQEIDEYYCHFRLSNNLLELRNLVQVADLMVRCALERKESRGLHFIRDYPDLLPEALPTILTPPGYMKR, encoded by the coding sequence ATGAATGTGACCCCGGATTATGAGTGCGATGTATTAATTGTTGGCAGCGGTGCCGCCGGTCTGTCGCTGGCGTTACGGCTGGCGAAGCATTGTCAGGTGACCGTACTCAGTAAAGCGCAGGTGAATGAGGGTTCAACGCTCTATGCTCAGGGCGGTATTGCTGCGGTGTTTGATGAGACGGATAGCATTGAGTCGCACATCGAAGATACGCTGATTGCTGGCGCAGGTTTATGCGACCGTGATGCGGTCTCGTTTATTGCCAGTAATGCCCGGCATTGCGTACAGTGGCTGATCGACAACGGCGTCGCGTTTGATCTCGACCCGCAGGCAGCGGGCGATATGCGCTATCACCTGACGCGCGAAGGCGGCCACAGTCATCGTCGCATCCTGCACAGCGCTGACGCCACCGGTCACGCGGTTGAAACCACGCTGGTGAGTCAGGCGCTCAGCCACCCCAACATCCGGATTCTCGAACGTACCAATGCGGTCGACCTGATTCTTTCAGATAAAATCGGCCTGCCGGGCACACGCCGGGTGGTCGGTGCGTGGATCTGGAACCGTAATCGCGAGCGGGTCGAAACCTGTCGGGCACGAGCCGTTGTGGTCGCCACCGGCGGTGCCGCCAAAGTCTATCAATACACCACCAACCCCGATATCGCCTCCGGTGATGGCATCGCCATGGCGTGGCGCGCGGGCTGTCGGGTCGCCAATCTGGAATTTAACCAGTTCCACCCAACCTGCCTGTTTCATCCGCAGGCGCAGAATTTCCTGTTAACCGAAGCGTTACGCGGTGAAGGTGCCTGGCTGCTGCGTCCCGATGGCAGTCGTTTCATGCCCGATTTTGATGAGCGTGCCGAACTGGCTCCGCGCGATATCGTCGCACGGGCCATCGATCATGAAATGAAGCGGCTGGGTGTCGACTGTATGTATCTGGATATCAGCCACCAGCCTGAAGAATTTGTTCGCGCGCACTTCCCGATGATCTATGAGAAGTTGCTGACGTTTGGCTTTGACCTGACCAAAGAGCCCATCCCGATTGTGCCTGCCGCCCATTACACCTGTGGCGGTGTCATGGTCGATCAGCATGGTCAGACTGACGTCAATGGGCTCTATGCCATCGGTGAGGTGAGTTACACCGGCCTGCACGGCGCTAATCGCATGGCTTCGAATTCACTGCTGGAGTGTCTGGTTTATGGCTGGTCTGCGGCAGAAGCGCTGATCAAGACGCTGCCCGCCATTGAAGCCGTTACTGCATTGCCTGCATGGGATGAAAGCCAGGTCGATGACGCCGATGAGCGCGTGGTAATACAGCATAACTGGCACGAGCTGAGGCTATTTATGTGGGATTATGTCGGTATTGTCCGCACGACCCGGCGTCTGGAGCGGGCGTTGCGCCGCATTAACCTGCTTCAGCAGGAGATCGACGAATATTATTGCCATTTCCGCCTCTCCAATAATCTGCTGGAGCTGCGTAACCTGGTCCAGGTCGCTGACCTGATGGTGCGCTGCGCGCTGGAGCGGAAAGAGAGCCGTGGCCTGCACTTTATCCGCGACTACCCGGATTTACTGCCAGAGGCGCTGCCGACCATTCTGACACCACCGGGCTACATGAAGAGGTAA